Below is a genomic region from Butyrivibrio sp. AE3004.
TTATTCATATCGCTTCACCCCTTCAGAAGTGCGTACATCTACACAGTAACCTTTATGAAACCATCCCACATATATTATTAAGCCTACCATGTAACACAAAAAAAGTCCTTACCAACACAGATAATAGCCTAGATTGTAAGTTCCAGGTGCTTTTGCCGCTACCTACGCAAAGTAGAGTTCATATTCCCAGGATACATTCCATCAATACCTGAACCTTCTCTTCTCAAGAGCCCAGACCTTCAGGCACACCACAACCACAGCATACACAGTCATGTGCAGAAAAATCAGCACCATCCCCCGTAGCTCGAAGATATCTGAGCTTCCAACCAATTTAAACCCGTCAAGAAAAGGTGGAAGCACAAAATTCAAAATCGCCAAGGGCATTAAGTAGGTGGTCAGCCCTTCTTTACATATCGCAAGCACTGAAACCATGATTGCGCCCAGTATCCCATCTTTTCTTCTCTGTAAAAATCGCGGGTGAAAGAAATCCCCAGTCGCCATGCCACATAGCCCGCTAAAGAAAATATACAGGCCGCCCAATATAACATCTGCTATTCCCATGGGTCTGATAAACATGGAGCCTCTAAGCAAAAACAGCACCGCCGGAAACACCGTCAATATAAGCGCATAGCCAAAACACTGCGTGATCAGCAGCATTTCCCTGGAAACGTAGTAATTAAGAGGCCTCTCGCAGTGCATCATCAGCGTTTCTTCGAACACGTCATCCTCTTTCCCGTTCAAAGTCATGGAGATGAACACGCATACAAAATACAGGAAAGCCGCTGACAGCAGGAAACTACTGGTAACACCGATAGGCGCCATGGAATACATGATTCCTATAAAAAGTGCCGTGGCAACTACCGGTACGATCAGCACCTGACCTTTTTTCAAGAGTTTTCGTCGTAGTTTGTATAGTTCAAGCGTGTTTTTCAATTCCTACAATCTCCCATCCATCTTCATATAGTCCAAGCACAGTCGCCTTAAGCGCCGTCTCCTCTGCCGTAAGCTCGTAGCTGCCACCTTTACTTCTCATATCAGGCCGCACCGTCAGCGCTGGATTTTTCTTCACATAAATTGAGTAGACTGTTTCTCCCGAGACGTCTGTCTCCAACAGCTTGCCCTGTTCAATCGTGTAAACCCTGTCTGAGAGCGCATCTATCAGCTTCTCCTCATGACAGGACATAAAAATCGTGATTCCCTGGTCTCGCAGCTCGTTCATCTTATCTAAGAAAACTTTTTGGGATTCTGCATCCTGCCCGGAAAGTGGCTCATCAAGCAGGATGACCTGATGCGGCGCCATGAGCGCCTGAATTACGCCAACTTTTTGTAGACTCCCCTTGGAAAGCTTGTCCATTCTCGTGTGAATCATGGACTCTAAAAAGTAATCCTTAATCAGCCCGTCCGTCACAGCAGGGTCCACGCCCTCCATCCGCGCCACACCGCGAAGATAGTCGATCATCTCAATCTCCATACCCACGAATTTCTCCGGAACATATGAAAACCGCAGCTTTTCATGATACTGCAGATCACCGCCGCTTATCGGAATAATACCTGAGATGAGCTTAAGCATCGTGCTCTTTCCGCATCCATTATGCCCGTAAAACGCAATGGATTCCCCCTTGTAAAAGGTATGCGAAATACCGTCAATTACGGTTTTGCCGCCGTATTTTTTTGTGACGTTTTCAAGTGTAATCAGCTTTGCGTTTGTTTTCATTAGCTTTCCCCATTATGATCAGCATAGCTATAAGAACTATAGGAAAAATAAGCCCTACTCCCATGCCGGCTCTGATATTATCTGAAGCATACTGTGTAACCTTTCCCACAATAGCAGGTCCTATGCTGCCTCCAAGGTCACCGGCCATAGCAAGGAGCGCAAACATTGCCGTGCCCCCGGTTGGAAATTTCTTGGATGAGATGCTTATTGTTCCCGGCCACATGATTCCAACAGAAAAGCCGCATAAAGTACAACCTATAAGTCCTATAACAGGATTAGCTGAAAGTGATGCCATGAGATAACAGATAACACAAAGAGTGCCTGATCCAATCATGAATTTCATCAGATCAAGCTTCTCTCCATACTTTCCATAAATGATACG
It encodes:
- a CDS encoding ATP-binding cassette domain-containing protein, which codes for MKTNAKLITLENVTKKYGGKTVIDGISHTFYKGESIAFYGHNGCGKSTMLKLISGIIPISGGDLQYHEKLRFSYVPEKFVGMEIEMIDYLRGVARMEGVDPAVTDGLIKDYFLESMIHTRMDKLSKGSLQKVGVIQALMAPHQVILLDEPLSGQDAESQKVFLDKMNELRDQGITIFMSCHEEKLIDALSDRVYTIEQGKLLETDVSGETVYSIYVKKNPALTVRPDMRSKGGSYELTAEETALKATVLGLYEDGWEIVGIEKHA